In a single window of the Octopus sinensis linkage group LG1, ASM634580v1, whole genome shotgun sequence genome:
- the LOC115213901 gene encoding zinc finger protein 665-like codes for MWKSYVSNSKLRRHKRIHSEEKSYHCDVCGKCFVSLSKITRHKRIHTGEKPYHCDVCGKCFVDNSSLSRHSRIHTGERPYGCEICGKCFINKSNLVIHIRSHTGEKPYHCDVCGKSFFDNSYLTSHKRIHSGEKPFQCETCGKSFICKSDLTKHKRIHTGERPYHCGLCEKSFIDNSSLAKHRRVHTGEKTYHCQICGKSLMSNSKLVIHIRSHTGEKPYHCDICGKYFVDNSYLTTHKRLHSGEKPYHCEICGKSFMNNSKLIIHIRSHTGEKPFHCDICGKYLVSDSNLARHKEIHSGIKPFHCDICGKFFVYNSDLRKHKRIHTGEKSFYCDICGKSFIQNSSLVIHIRSHTGEKPYHCGSCGKCFVSNSKLKRHTRIHTGEQPYHCDVCGKSFVDNSYLTSHKRIHSGEKLFHCGICGKYFINNSSLVIHIRSHTGEKPFHCDICGKSFSVNCSLLVHKRIHTGERPYYCDACGKSFITNSLLKAHKQTHTGVKLFKCET; via the coding sequence ATGTGGAAGTCTTATGTGTCGAACAGTAAGTTAAGAAGACACAAGAGAATCCACAGTGAAGAAAAATCCTACCATTGTGATGTTTGTGGGAAATGTTTTGTTTCACTCAGTAAAATAACAAGACACAAACGGATTCATACTGgcgagaaaccttatcactgtgacgTGTGTGGGAAATGTTTTGTGGACAATAGCAGTTTGTCAAGGCATAGTCGAATCCACACGGGAGAAAGGCCGTACggttgtgaaatctgtgggaaatGTTTTATTAATAAATCAAATCTTGTTATCCATATACGCagtcacactggagaaaaaccttatcactgtgatgtgTGTGGGAAATCGTTTTTTGATAATAGTTATTTAACAAGTCACAAAAGGATCCACAGCGGAGAGAAACCATTCCAGTGTGAAACGTGTGGGAAATCTTTTATCTGCAAAAGTGATTTAACAAAACACAAACGAATCCACACTGGCGAGAGACCCTATCACTGTGGGTTGTGTGAGAAATCCTTTATTGAtaatagcagtttggcaaaacacaGAAGGGTCCACACCGGAGAGAAGACCTACCACTGTCAGATATGTGGGAAGTCATTGATGAGTAATTCAAAACTTGTTATACACATCCGTagtcatactggagagaaaccatatcattgtgatatatgtGGAAAGTATTTTGTGGATAATAGCTATTTAACAACACACAAAAGATTACACAGTGGAGAGAAACCTtaccactgtgaaatctgtggaaaatccttcatgaataattcaaaattaattatCCATATCCGAagtcacactggagaaaaaccatttcactgtgacatttgtgggAAGTATTTAGTGTCTGACAGTAATTTAGCCagacacaaagaaatacatagtGGAATAAAACCtttccactgtgatatctgtgggaaatttTTCGTTTATAACAGCGATTTAAGGAAACACAAGAGAATCCACACTGGTGAAAAGTCGTTCTATTGTGATATATGTGGCAAATCTTTCATTCAAAATTCAAGTCTTGTTATTCACATACGAAgtcacactggagagaaaccttatcactgtggcTCATGTGGCAAGTGTTTTGTCTCTAACAGTAAATTGAAAAGACATACACGGATCCACACTGGAGAACAACCCTATCACTGTGATGTGTGTGGTAAATCTTTTGTTGACAATAGCTATTTAACCAGTCACAAAAGGATCCATAGTGGAGAGAAATTGTTTCATTGTGGGATCTGtgggaaatatttcattaataattcaAGTCTTGTTATCCACATCCGTAGccacacgggagagaaaccatttcactgtgacatttgtggcaaatctttctctgtcaaTTGCAGTCTTTTAGTTCATAAAAGGATCCACACTGGGGAAAGACCTTATTATTGTGATGCGTgtgggaaatctttcatcacCAACAGTCTCTTAAAAGCACACAAACAAACCCACACTGGAGTGAAACTTTTTAAATGTGAAACATAA